The following coding sequences lie in one Apium graveolens cultivar Ventura chromosome 3, ASM990537v1, whole genome shotgun sequence genomic window:
- the LOC141713972 gene encoding glucan endo-1,3-beta-glucosidase-like, whose product MFQPLVKLRKGETTTINIPSSWTGWFYGRTQCVKDSFGNFTCLTGDCGSCRLECTGSRSVGGATLAEFSIDGSGGRDFFDISMVDGYNLPIMISPLGGLNYSRTECSMDVNSVCPSELKISSDGEGVACKSACVAFGDPQYCCTGNYSSPDKCKASNYANVFKKACPTAYSYVDDNKVGAFICDSAANYLISFCPTPNETNDTRM is encoded by the exons ATGTTCCAACCACTAGTTAAACTTCGGAAAGGCGAAACTACAACCATCAATATACCATCCTCTTGGACCGGTTGGTTCTATGGTAGGACTCAATGTGTCAAAGACTCTTTTGGAAACTTCACTTGCCTCACGGGCGATTGTGGTTCCTGTAGGCTGGAATGTACGGGCAGTAGATCTGTAGGGGGAGCAACTCTAGCTGAGTTCTCGATCGATGGTTCTGGTGGAAGGGATTTCTTTGACATTAGCATGGTTGATGGTTATAACTTGCCGATCATGATCTCCCCATTAGGTGGACTCAACTATTCAAGGACAGAGTGTAGTATGGACGTCAACAGCGTGTGTCCATCCGAGCTAAAGATAAGTTCGGACGGGGAAGGGGTGGCTTGTAAGAGTGCTTGCGTGGCTTTTGGTGATCCTCAGTATTGTTGTACCGGCAACTACAGTTCACCTGATAAGTGTAAGGCTTCAAACTACGCTAACGTGTTCAAAAAGGCGTGTCCCACAGCGTACAGTTATGTCGATGATAATAAGGTCGGCGCTTTCATATGTGACAGTGCTGCCAACTATCTCATTTCCTTCTGTCCAACGCCAAATGAAACAAATGATACCAG GATGTAA